The following are encoded in a window of Ogataea parapolymorpha DL-1 chromosome VII, whole genome shotgun sequence genomic DNA:
- a CDS encoding Glycine--tRNA ligase 1, mitochondrial: MYKTWFSGFRNYSKKVVRTRKGLQVKKMSSEFNREQLESVLKRRFFYAPAFEIYGGVSGLYDYGPPGCALQANIVDTWRKHFILEEDMLEVDCTMLTPHEVLKTSGHVDKFADWMCRDLKTGEIFRADHLVEEVLEARLKGDKEARGEKVEDVEEDEQKKKRKKKVKEIKAVKLDDEVVKEYETILAKIDGYSGPELGEIMEKHKIGNPATGEPLEAPMAFNLMFETAIGPSGQMKGYLRPETAQGQFLNFSKLLDFNNEKMPFASASIGKSFRNEISPRSGLLRVREFLMAEIEHFVDPENKSHPNFKSVEHVVLNFLPREVQQEGITKTSKVTVGEAVRSGMVDNETLGYFLARIYQFLLKIGANPDKVRFRQHMANEMAHYAQDCWDAELQTSYGWIECVGCADRSAYDLSVHSARTKEKLCVREPLAEPKVVEKLECEIDKKKFGPKFRKDAPKVEQWLLSRTECELEDLAKELDEKLKITVKIPETTVPEVEIPAELLKISKVKKTEHIREYIPNVIEPSFGIGRIIYSVFEHSFWTRPEDSARCVLSLPPLVAPTKVLLVPLSNHETLLPVLKLVKDKLKVKQIPFKVDDSSASIGKRYARNDELGTPFGITIDFDSLKDNSVTLRERDSTLQVRGSIDDVVDAIVKLTYEGVDWKEGTKGLESFESKADE, translated from the coding sequence ATGTACAAAACCTGGTTTTCAGGCTTTAGAAACTATTCGAAAAAAGTTGTACGCACTCGCAAAGGACTGCAAgtcaagaaaatgagcagCGAATTTAACAGAGAGCAGCTGGAGTCGGTTTTGAAGAGAAGATTCTTCTACGCTCCCGCTTTTGAGATCTATGGAGGTGTGTCTGGGCTCTACGATTACGGTCCACCAGGTTGTGCTCTCCAGGCCAACATTGTCGATACGTGGAGAAAGCATTTcattctggaggaggacatGCTGGAGGTGGACTGCACAATGCTGACCCCCCACGAGGTCCTGAAGACGTCTGGCCATGTTGATAAATTTGCCGATTGGATGTGTCGGGACCTCAAGACCGGCGAGATCTTCAGAGCAGATCATCTTGTTGAGGAGGTTCTGGAGGCCAGACTTAAGGGTGACAAGGAGGCTCGTGGCGAGAAAGTCGAGGACgtcgaggaggacgagcagaaaaagaagagaaagaagaaggtcaaggaaatcaaggcCGTGAAgcttgacgacgaggttgtcaaggagtacgagaCCATTCTGGCCAAGATCGATGGTTATTCTGGCCCTGAATTGGGCGAGATCATGGAGAAACACAAGATCGGAAACCCTGCTACCGGCGAGCCTTTGGAGGCTCCTATGGCATTTAATTTGATGTTTGAGACAGCGATTGGTCCTTCCGGCCAGATGAAGGGCTATTTGAGGCCAGAGACTGCGCAGGGCcagtttttgaatttttccaagctgctggacttcAACAACGAGAAGATGCCATTTGcgtctgcgtcgatcggAAAGTCGTTCAGAAACGAGATTTCTCCTAGATCCGGGCTTTTGAGAGTGAGAGAGTTCCTGATGGCCGAGATCGAGCATTTTGTCGATCCGGAAAACAAGTCCCATCCAAACTTCAAGAGCGTCGAGCACGTCGTTCTGAACTTCTTGCCAAGAGAGGTGCAACAAGAGGGCATTACCAAGACGTCCAAGGTTACTGTTGGCGAGGCTGTCAGGTCAGGAATGGTCGACAACGAGACCCTGGGATACTTTTTGGCCAGAATCTACCAGTtcctgctcaagatcgGTGCCAACCCTGACAAAGTCAGGTTTAGACAGCACATGGCGAACGAAATGGCCCACTATGCCCAGGACTGCTGGGATGCCGAGTTGCAGACTTCGTATGGCTGGATCGAGTGTGTTGGCTGCGCCGACAGGTCTGCGTACGATTTGTCTGTGCATTCTGCCAGAaccaaggagaagctgtGTGTCAGAGAGCCTTTGGCAGAACCTAAGGTTGTCGAGAAACTAGAGTgcgagatcgacaagaagaagtttgGTCCAAAATTCAGAAAAGACGCTCCAAAGGTCGAGCAATGGCTGCTGTCCAGAACAGAGtgcgagctcgaggacctggccaaggagcttgacgaaaaactgaaaattACCGTCAAGATCCCAGAAACCACAGTCCCAGAAGTCGAGATCCCtgccgagctgctgaagatCTCCAAGGTCAAGAAGACAGAGCACATTAGAGAGTACATTCCAAACGTGATTGAGCCATCATTCGGTATCGGCCGTATCATCTACTCTGTGTTTGAGCACTCATTCTGGACCAGACCGGAGGATTCCGCCCGGTGCGTGCTGTCGCTGCCGCCATTGGTGGCCCCAACCAAGGTGCTGCTCGTGCCGTTGTCCAACCACGAGACCTTGCTACCAGTGCTGAAACTGGTTaaggacaagctgaaggtGAAGCAGATTCCATTCAAGGTGGACGACTCTTCTGCGTCGATTGGAAAGAGATACGCCAGAAACGACGAGTTGGGAACTCCGTTCGGCATTACCATCGACTTCGACTCGCTGAAAGACAACAGTGTCACCTTGAGAGAGAGAGACTCGACGCTGCAGGTGAGAGgctcgatcgacgacgtTGTGGACGCCATAGTCAAGCTCACCTACGAGGGAGTCGACTGGAAGGAGGGCACCAAGGGCCTGGAGAGCTTCGAGTCCAAGGCTGACGAGTAg